One Helianthus annuus cultivar XRQ/B chromosome 12, HanXRQr2.0-SUNRISE, whole genome shotgun sequence genomic region harbors:
- the LOC110893397 gene encoding uncharacterized protein LOC110893397: MEAKSDGVKPLDPVTPGNDDNTPPIRGIGLRITNIEGNPMLPRRGLYSTNNPSVIDGLFQISKPVDLDAMGGVGGGYTAANMQTQANPSSSNGEKRGAAHEDEYFWDSLKRDTNTSYAEKLQSKSRTKREVNFRFMQSDEIREDADIVIPREVVKQVQEKFENVLYGYFLGNRLPFPVVEYYAKNVWSKFGFSKLMMNSAGFFFFKFEDKEGMMKVLEGGPWLIRKIPLFLNVWSPKVSLKKDGIKTLPLWVKLHNVPIAVFSDDGLSLLASKLGVPKRLDAYTADMCAENWGRSSYARAMIEVNAETELKDHISIAIPKMDEEGYIMEHIKVEYEWRPPRCATCCLFGHDDLSCPKSDKGKAKQVTVDEEGFVTDRKRVAKQAFPQKKQRPKFMYKPKTNNYGASTSGTKSNSGQPMVKVTNQFQALATDDDGDILKDANGQPLEKAEVVKITKINDEVLDEIPTEMAKFMSNNTMETHVSVNNLGKICKNVFRRWNWTSNGGLCQRGTRIILGWNTDDVDLMVLSQSDQVIHTQVHLKADSRSYFCSFVYAENKYQDRRTLWNDLCKHNTLAHAQPWVVLGDFNAALNLEDCLYGSSSYTIGMREFFDCIQAVELVDVKSHGLHYTWNQKPKEGIGVLKKIDRIMSNMKFMDLFPEVYAVFQPARVSDHTPCVLKLPSISRSKQRPFKFPNFLTSKPEFRQLVVNEWAKGVHGCHMFSVTKKLRNLKPCFRKLMQIQGNLHDKVKRLRCELDSIQQVVDANPLDGEARNLAAICLRQFQEAAYDEECFLKQKSKVEWLCAGDSNTTYFHNAVKTRNFRNKIHCIHDVLGNRFEGEDVSIALVDHYLNFLGSVHGVQNFEDEDLFVNTLDQVSADYMVRQVTREEVKSAMFNIGENKAPGPDGFTSAFFKHSWDIVGEEVTNAILDFFHNGKLLKQVNHTIIALVPKKDTPNLVTDYRPISCCNVLFKCISKIITDRIKGSLDNLVSINQSAFVPGRKISDNILLTQELMHNYHLNRGPARCAFKIDIQKAYDTVSWHFLETILHRFGFHRKMVNWIMTCVRTVTYSLSINGELHGYFAGKRGLRQGDPMSPYLFTLVMEVLSLLLQQAAAHDSFKFHARCTKQKIINVSFADDLFIFSHGDSASVKHIREALDKFTKISGLVPSSPKSTVFFSNVPRHVKEQILAVMPFQEGSLPVRYLGVPLISSRLAARDCKSLVERIERRIDNWMTKSLSFAGRLQLINSVLAAMYSYWASVFMLPNGVIKDLEKRMRSFLWNGGTQGSVRAKVAWKDVCLPKEEGGLGIRSIMDVNRALLTSHIWSIITNRKSLWVQWIHSYKLKGASFWDVQSRCNISWGWRKLLALRTRVRSCFWKSIRNGCNTNAWSDNWCDYSPLRSFISPRVIANAGLSLRSMVADLIDENGQWLWPQAWYDLFPVLIDVNVPQIIPDVEDRFHWKDTDGRFQDFKTWEAWNSLRHREGTVFWVNAVWFSQCIPRHSFHLWLVIKNKLKTQDRLADWEAGSATNLRLMCCPLCKQDRDSRDHLFFQCPYASEVWGLVRNMVDMGSVTDSWSSIMLWMELNAHLKTLEHIICKILLSATTYFIWQERNSRLFSQLQRKTCDLSKTIIDSVRLRIMGFKLGREPKHRKILETWLISKNMELNPG; this comes from the exons ATGGAGGCTAAGAGTGATGGGGTAAAACCGTTGGATCCTGTTACTCCTGGGAACGATGATAATACGCCACCAATACGTGGGATTGGACTGCGAATAACTAATATAGAGGGTAATCCTATGTTGCCAAGACGTGGTTTGTACTCTACCAATAATCCATCGGTGATTGATGGGTTGTTTCAAATTTCCAAGCCTGTGGATCTAGATGCTATGGGGGGAGTCGGAGGAGGGTATACGGCTGCCAACATGCAGACTCAGGCAAACCCTAGTTCGAGTAATGGAGAGAAGAGGGGTGCTGCTCATGAGGATGAGTATTTTTGGGACTCTTTAAAGAGGGATACTAACACTTCGTATGCAGAAAAGCTTCAGTCCAAGAGTCGAACCAAAAGGGAGGTAAACTTCCGTTTCATGCAATCTGATGAGATTAGAGAAGATGCTGACATTGTTATACCTAGAGAGGTCGTTAAACAGGTCCAAGAAAAGTTTGAAAACGTTCTATATGGTTATTTCTTGGGAAATAGACTTCCTTTCCCGGTGGTAGAATACTATGCCAAAAATGTTTGGTCGAAGTTCGGATTCTCTAAGCTAATGATGAACTCAGCgggtttctttttcttcaagtttgaagATAAGGAGGGTATGATGAAAGTTCTGGAAGGTGGTCCGTGGTTGATAAGGAAAATTCCGTTGTTTCTTAATGTTTGGTCGCCGAAGGTTAGCTTAAAAAAGGATGGCATTAAAACTCTTCCTCTTTGGGTCAAGTTACATAATGTTCCCATTGCAGTTTTTTCAGATGATGGTCTAAGTTTATTGGCTTCTAAGTTGGGAGTTCCTAAAAGATTGGATGCTTACACAGCGGATATGTGTGCGGAGAATTGGGGTCGGAGTAGCTATGCACGTGCTATGATTGAGGTTAATGCGGAGACTGAGCTAAAAGATCATATCTCAATTGCCATTCCTAAGATGGATGAGGAAGGTTATATTATGGAGCATATTAAAGTTGAATATGAATGGCGACCGCCTCGGTGTGCTACTTGCTGTCTATTTGGCCACGATGATCTCTCATGCCCCAAAAGTGATAAGGGTAAAGCTAAGCAGGTCACGGTAGATGAGGAGGGATTTGTTACAGACCGGAAGCGTGTTGCTAAGCAGGCTTTTCCCCAAAAGAAGCAAAGGCCAAAGTTTATGTATAAACCGAAGACGAACAACTATGGTGCTAGTACATCTGGTACGAAATCTAATAGTGGGCAGCCTATGGTGAAAGTAACAAACCAGTTTCAGGCTTTAGCTACGGACGATGATGGAGATATTCTAAAAGACGCCAATGGGCAGCCGTTAGAGAAGGCAGAAGTGGTCAAGATTACGAAGATAAATGATGAGGTTCTCGATGAGATACCAACGGAAATGGCTAAATTTATGAGTAACAACACGATGG AGACTCATGTTAGTGTTAACAACTTGGGGAAAATCTGCAAGAATGTCTTTCGAAGGTGGAACTGGACTTCCAATGGAGGCTTATGTCAGAGAGGAACTAGAATTATCTTGGGGTGGAATACTGATGATGTTGACCTCATGGTGCTTTCTCAATCAGATCAGGTTATCCATACTCAAGTCCATCTAAAAGCTGATTCCAGATCGTATTTTTGTTCCTTTGTCTATGCGGAGAATAAGTATCAAGATCGTAGAACCCTTTGGAATGATCTTTGTAAGCATAACACCTTAGCTCATGCTCAACCGTGGGTAGTTTTAGGTGATTTTAATGCAGCCCTAAACTTGGAAGATTGCTTATATGGTTCTTCGTCCTATACTATTGGTATGAGAGAATTTTTTGATTGCATCCAAGCTGTTGAGCTTGTGGATGTTAAGAGTCATGGATTGCATTACACCTGGAATCAAAAACCGAAGGAAGGGATTGGTGTTCTCAAGAAAATAGATCGTATTATGAGTAATATGAAGTTCATGGATTTATTTCCGGAAGTGTATGCGGTTTTTCAACCAGCTCGGGTTTCTGACCATACCCCGTGTGTCCTAAAGCTGCCCTCTATTTCTCGGTCCAAACAAAGGCCTTTCAAATTTCCGAATTTCCTAACCTCTAAACCTGAATTCAGACAACTTGTTGTCAACGAATGGGCCAAGGGAGTGCATGGATGTCATATGTTCTCGGTTACTAAGAAGTTGCGGAATCTCAAGCCTTGTTTTCGTAAACTTATGCAAATCCAAGGTAATCTGCATGACAAGGTGAAACGGCTGCGTTGTGAATTGGATTCCATTCAGCAAGTTGTAGACGCGAACCCGCTAGATGGTGAGGCTCGTAATTTAGCTGCTATATGTCTTCGTCAGTTTCAGGAGGCGGCCTATGATGAGGAGTGCTTcttaaaacaaaaatctaaagTTGAATGGCTATGCGCGGGTGACTCGAATACAACCTATTTTCACAATGCTGTGAAAACTAGGAACTTTAGAAACAAAATACATTGTATTCACGATGTGCTTGGGAATCGCTTTGAGGGTGAGGATGTCTCGATTGCCCTTGTGGATCATTATTTGAATTTTTTGGGCTCGGTGCATGGGGTTCAAAATTTTGAAGATGAGGATCTCTTTGTTAATACCCTAGACCAAGTGTCGGCCGATTACATGGTTAGGCAAGTGACCCGTGAAGAGGTGAAGTCAGCCATGTTTAATATTGGTGAGAACAAGGCTCCTGGCCCGGATGGATTCACGTCTGCTTTCTTCAAACATTCATGGGATATTGTGGGTGAGGAGGTTACTAATGCTATTCTGGATTTTTTTCATAACGGTAAACTTTTGAAGCAGGTTAACCATACGATTATCGCTCTGGTTCCAAAGAAGGACACCCCAAACTTGGTTACGGATTACCGCCCTATCTCTTGCTGCAATGTTCTTTTTAAGTGCATCAGTAAGATAATCACGGATAGGATTAAAGGGAGTTTGGATAATCTGGTCAGCATAAATCAGTCAGCCTTTGTACCGGGAAGGAAAATTTCGGATAATATTCTTCTTACGCAGGAATTGATGCATAATTATCATCTTAATCGGGGACCGGCAAGATGTGCATTTAAGATTGATATTCAGAAGGCGTATGACACAGTCAGCTGGCACTTCTTGGAAACTATTCTTCATCGATTTGGTTTTCATAGAAAAATGGTGAATTGGATTATGACATGCGTTAGAACGGTCACATATTCATTGAGTATTAATGGGGAGCTTCATGGTTATTTTGCAGGGAAGCGGGGTCTAAGGCAAGGAGACCCTATGTCTCCGTATTTGTTTACACTAGTAATGGAGGTCTTATCTCTTTTATTGCAACAAGCTGCCGCTCATGATTCTTTCAAGTTCCATGCTCGTTGCACAAAACAAAAGATCATAAATGTGTCGTTTGCGGATGACTTGTTCATTTTTTCGCATGGTGATAGTGCATCAGTCAAACACATAAGAGAAGCCCTAGACAAGTTTACAAAAATTTCGGGTCTGGTTCCTAGCTCGCCCAAAAGCACCGTATTCTTTAGTAACGTACCTCGACATGTAAAAGAGCAAATTCTGGCAGTTATGCCGTTTCAGGAGGGATCTCTGCCGGTCCGTTATCTTGGTGTGCCGCTTATCTCATCTAGATTGGCTGCGCGTGATTGTAAATCTCTTGTGGAGCGGATAGAAAGACGCATTGATAACTGGATGACCAAGTCGTTGTCTTTTGCGGGGAGACTACAACTGATCAATTCGGTTTTGGCAGCCATGTATTCGTATTGGGCTTCAGTTTTTATGCTCCCAAATGGAGTTATTAAGGATTTGGAGAAGAGAATGCGTTCTTTCTTATGGAACGGTGGTACGCAGGGATCGGTCCGTGCTAAAGTTGCCTGGAAGGATGTTTGCTTGCCCAAAGAGGAGGGTGGCCTAGGCATCAGGAGTATTATGGATGTCAATAGAGCCCTTCTAACATCTCACATTTGGAGCATTATTACCAATCGAAAGTCCCTTTGGGTACAATGGATTCATTCATACAAGTTGAAAGGTGCTAGCTTTTGGGATGTCCAGAGTCGTTGTAACATCAGCTGGGGATGGAGGAAACTATTGGCTCTTCGCACTAGAGTTCGATCTTGCTTTTGGAAGTCTATTCGAAACGGATGCAACACTAATGCGTGGAGTGATAATTGGTGTGATTATAGTCCCCTTCGGTCGTTTATATCCCCTCGAGTCATTGCTAATGCTGGGTTATCTTTACGCTCTATGGTTGCTgatcttattgatgaaaatggcCAATGGTTATGGCCTCAAGCATGGTATGACCTATTTCCGGTTCTTATTGATGTCAATGTTCCCCAGATCATTCCTGATGTGGAAGATCGGTTCCACTGGAAGGACACAGATGGTAgatttcaagattttaaaacttGGGAGGCTTGGAATAGCTTGAGACATAGAGAGGGGACGGTGTTCTGGGTAAATGCGGTCTGGTTCAGTCAATGCATCCCTCGACATTCCTTCCACTTGTGGTTAGTCATCAAAAACAAGCTGAAGACTCAAGACAGATTGGCAGATTGGGAAGCGGGCAGCGCTACAAATCTGAGACTCATGTGTTGCCCCTTGTGTAAACAGGACCGTGATTCTAGAGATCATCTTTTCTTCCAGTGCCCTTATGCTTCGGAGGTTTGGGGCTTAGTGAGGAATATGGTAGACATGGGAAGTGTTACGGATTCGTGGTCCTCTATTATGTTATGGATGGAACTCAATGCTCATTTGAAGACCTTAGAGCATATTATTTGTAAGATCTTACTATCAGCTACAACGTACTTTATATGGCAAGAAAGGAATAGTCGATTGTTCTCGCAACTTCAAAGGAAGACGTGTGATCTCTCGAAGACCATTATTGATTCGGTTCGGCTGAGGATTATGGGTTTCAAACTTGGTAGAGAGCCGAAGCATAGGAAGATATTGGAGACATGGCTGATCTCGAAGAATATGGAGCTGAATCCGGGCTAA
- the LOC110893398 gene encoding uncharacterized protein LOC110893398 has translation MTWGWRKILALRDLVRPFLWKSIGNGANTNVWSDTWCNVCPLRSHISPRAIANAGFNLQSSVAEMIDSSGNWKWPVAWYDLFPVLINLQVPVLHDTQDRLVWINSEGNSCYFSSWEVWNNIRYREHVVSWLHMVWFKQCIPRHSFHLWMVIRNKLKTQDRMSVWEAGSATNLNLMCCPLCYHDRDSRNHLFFECSYAKEIWLSIRDMANMGNVNGRWEDIMLWMDQHSTRQPVNVVSRLVVAAASYFVWQERNSRLFNRNQRSATALSQEIVNTVRLRLLSFKFKQGAVNRNFLQKWNIPSNNLDIDPG, from the coding sequence ATGACATGGGGTTGGCGGAAGATTCTTGCTCTTCGTGATTTAGTCCGTCCTTTCTTGTGGAAGTCTATTGGTAATGGTGCTAATACGAATGTGTGGAGTGACACTTGGTGTAATGTGTGTCCTCTCCGTTCCCATATTAGTCCGAGAGCAATTGCAAATGCAGGATTCAATCTGCAATCGTCTGTGGCGGAGATGATTGACTCTAGTGGTAATTGGAAGTGGCCAGTGGCGTGGTATGATCTTTTCCCAGTTCTAATTAATCTCCAAGTCCCGGTTCTTCATGATACACAGGACCGATTGGTTTGGATAAATTCTGAAGGGAATTCTTGTTATTTCTCTTCGTGGGAGGTCTGGAACAATATTCGATATCGAGAGCATGTCGTTTCGTGGTTACATATGGTTTGGTTTAAACAATGCATCCCAAGGCACTCGTTTCATTTGTGGATGGTCATCAGGAATAAGTTGAAAACTCAGGATCGTATGTCCGTTTGGGAGGCGGGTAGTGCTACAAACTTAAATCTGATGTGCTGCCCTTTATGTTATCATGACCGAGACTCGAGGAACCATTTGTTTTTTGAGTGTTCGTATGCTAAGGAGATTTGGCTTAGCATTAGGGATATGGCGAATATGGGTAATGTGAATGGCCGGTGGGAAGACATTATGCTGTGGATGGACCAACACTCCACTCGACAACCGGTCAATGTTGTGAGCAGGTTGGTGGTGGCAGCAGCTTCCTATTTCGTTTGGCAAGAAAGGAACTCGAGACTCTTCAATCGGAACCAACGTTCAGCGACGGCTTTATCTCAGGAAATCGTTAATACCGTTCGTTTACGGCTTTTGTCATTCAAATTCAAACAGGGAGCGGTAAACAGGAACTTTCTTCAGAAGTGGAACATTCCAAGTAATAACTTGGATATTGATCCGGGCTAG
- the LOC110893399 gene encoding uncharacterized protein LOC110893399, translated as MDVRSKTGDTTASVLHDRGKPPDPLNSFANKPTDLDGSDNMNEPVGEELPTPGTAPIRGIGLRVTNIEGNPLLPRRGMFSTSNVSVLDGLMSISKPVENPFTGESSSMANKDNGAAAKPLSYAESVSANTVKKVNFRSLASSVNQEGCDVVLPRESVRSVQDKMANTLYGYFLGDRVAFPVVDYFVCVQWKKYGLQKTMMNANGFFFFKFKDENGMANVMKDGPWIVRSQPLFLNNWTPTTKLEKKEVKKVQLWVKIHEVPIAAYTEDGLSLIATTIGEPKMLDSFTTSMCLDSWGRSSYARALIEISADKEFREEITMAIPESEGEGFVKETMYVEYEWSPHRCPTCCVFGHNMDSCPKQPTKPFKQMHEELNRNVQKNRSTKKTPVVDKDGYTEVHGKKIAKKVGTPVNKQKPRFEYRPIGPKPKGDSNKASSSNSTRSNNPFDILNEEEADLDDSRKESTNSGRGNDDSNDDVEEVYTEMDEFMTEGTLKSKPKGASTPSPIVKMVSIATWKIRGLNRPLKQKEVRQAVKDFKLSLCVILESHVDVSNLSKVCNSIFRSWDWTSNGGCCDKGTRIIIGWNPAIFDVMILSQSPQVMHIQLVFKIDKRMVFCSFVYADNYYVSRKELWHNLLVHKILVGNKPWCIMGDFNTALNLEDNSMGSSIVSIGMRDFQECVDEIEVVDINRTGMHFTWSQKPKNGVGLMKKIDRVMGNTPFIADYPNYVAFFKPYRLSDHCPCILSFPGAGMVKPKPFKFANFLVFKPEFLDIVKSVWDTSVSGVHQFRVVKKLRMLKHPLRSLLFKQGNLHKKVETLRLKLDEIQQSIDRDPNNVELQVAEREAGRDLLEASLDEERFLKQKSKVDWLRAGDSNSAFFHSSLKIRNHFSRIDVIKDPDGNLYEGDAVFQPFVNHYQKFFGSQGDISLSPAPDLFSKIIDPQKASHMIRPITVEEVKKRCKLLQELNHTTIVLIPKVPTPATVVDYRPIACCNSCSYPDTVDWRFLKSVLLGFGFHANMVNWIMALVSTDSFSVCVNGSVHGFFKGSRELRQGDPISPYLFTLVMEVLTAILLHAVRIDSSFKFHNKCEKQQIINLCFADDLFIFARGEVNSARCVMTSLSMFTRMSGLVPSNQKSTIFFCNVNSHVKDAILNIMPFVEGKLPVRYFGVPLISSRLGYNDCRVLIERLEKRITNWRNKLLSFAGRLQLIISVLSSMHIYWASVFILPARITQELEARMRNFLWSQESSFNKGKSKVSWKTVCTPKYEGGLGIRRIGDMNKALMASHIWSIVSKRASLWVEWVHSYHLKGRSFWVCKTPANCCWSWRKLIQLRPLIRKHIWSVVGNGTSTSAWYDFWCDPGPLSDFLTPRTITDADFKLDDSVANVYSTDSWRWPTAWRDLFPVLIQLDQMQLNPAKQDRLLWKDGTDLAEFSSSNVWHSVRYKEPEVNWCNIVWFSQCIPRHAFMLWLVMKGKLLTQDKILKWDISRRKNMNMMCCLLCYENFDSHPHLFFECKFSSQVWHKSMRR; from the exons ATGGATGTTCGTTCCAAGACTGGTGACACTACTGCTAGTGTCTTGCATGACCGCGGAAAGCCGCCTGACCCGCTGAACAGTTTTGCTAATAAACCGACCGACCTAGATGGATCTGATAACATGAATGAACCGGTGGGTGAGGAGTTGCCTACACCGGGAACAGCACCAATTCGTGGGATCGGGTTACGAGTTACTAACATTGAAGGCAACCCTCTACTTCCGAGAAGAGGTATGTTTTCTACGTCAAATGTTTCGGTTTTGGATGGGTTGATGAGTATTTCCAAACCTGTGGAAAACCCCTTCACTGGTGAATCTTCCTCGATGGCCAATAAGGATAATGGGGCTGCTGCTAAGCCCTTGTCTTACGCTGAGTCGGTAAGTGCTAATACTGTGAAGAAAGTTAACTTTCGGTCGCTTGCTAGTTCCGTTAATCAGGAGGGTTGTGATGTTGTGTTGCCGAGGGAATCTGTCCGTTCGGTGCAGGATAAGATGGCTAATACTCTTTATGGGTACTTTTTGGGTGATCGTGTGGCTTTCCCGGTGGTTGATTATTTTGTGTGTGTGCAATGGAAGAAATATGGCTTGCAGAAAACTATGATGAATGCTAACggctttttcttttttaaatttaaaGATGAGAATGGTATGGCGAATGTTATGAAGGATGGGCCATGGATTGTTCGCTCTCAACCATTGTTCCTTAACAATTGGACCCCAACTACGAAACTAGAGAAGAAGGAGGTAAAGAAGGTGCAGTTATGGGTTAAAATTCATGAGGTGCCGATTGCGGCCTACACGGAAGATGGTCTTAGTCTGATTGCTACAACTATTGGGGAACCAAAGATGCTAGATTCGTTTACTACGTCTATGTGCTTGGACTCATGGGGTAGGAGTAGTTACGCTAGAGCCCTAATAGAAATCTCAGCCGATAAGGAGTTTCGGGAGGAAATAACTATGGCAATTCCGGAATCTGAAGGGGAGGGGTTTGTGAAAGAGACGATGTATGTGGAGTATGAATGGAGTCCGCACCGATGTCCCACTTGTTGTGTGTTCGGCCACAATATGGATTCTTGTCCAAAACAACCTACGAAACCTTTCAAGCAGATGCATGAGGAGCTTAATCGGAATGTTCAAAAAAATCGTTCAACTAAGAAGACGCCGGTTGTGGATAAGGATGGGTACACAGAGGTCCATGGTAAGAAAATTGCTAAAAAAGTTGGAACTCCGGTCAATAAGCAAAAACCTAGATTTGAATATCGTCCTATAGGGCCGAAACCTAAAGGAGACAGTAACAAGGCTTCGAGCTCTAATAGTACTAGATCAAATAACCCGTTTGATATTCTTAATGAAGAGGAGGCTGATTTGGATGACTCTCGCAAGGAGTCTACGAATTCGGGTAGGGGCAATGATGACTCTAATGACGATGTAGAGGAGGTGTACACTGAAATGGATGAATTTATGACAGAAGGCACTCTTAAGAGTAAACctaaaggggcaagcactccttctccAATAGTTAAAATGGTTAGTATCGCGACTTGGAAgataagggggttgaaccgcccccTCAAACAGAAGGAGGTTCGTCAGGCTGTCAAGGATTTTAAGCTGAGCTTGTGTGTGATTTTAGAGTCTCATGTGGATGTGAGTAATTTGAGTAAAGTTTGTAATTCCATTTTTCGCTCGTGGGATTGGACTTCTAATGGAGGATGTTGTGATAAAGGCACTAGAATCATTATCGGTTGGAACCCGGCTATCTTTGATGTGATGATTTTGTCGCAATCTCCTCAGGTTATGCATATTCAGCTtgtttttaaaattgataaaagAATGGTGTTTTGCTCTTTCGTGTATGCTGATAACTATTATGTCTCACGTAAAGAATTATGGCATAATTTGTTGGTGCACAAGATCCTGGTGGGGAACAAACCTTGGTGTATCATGGGTGATTTTAACACGGCTCTGAATCTTGAAGATAATTCTATGGGATCATCGATTGTTTCTATTGGCATGCGTGATTTTCAAGAGTGTGTAGATGAGATTGAGGTCGTTGATATTAATCGTACGGGGATGCATTTTACTTGGAGCCAAAAGCCAAAGAATGGGGTGGGCCTTATGAAAAAAATTGATCGTGTTATGGGAAATACTCCTTTTATTGCTGATTACCCGAATTATGTTGCTTTTTTCAAGCCTTACAGATTATCCGATCATTGTCCGTGTATCTTATCTTTTCCGGGAGCGGGTATGGTGAAGCCGAAGCCGTTCAAGTTTGCTAACTTTTTGGTCTTCAAACCGGAATTTTTGGATATTGTTAAAAGTGTGTGGGATACCAGTGTGAGCGGAGTGCACCAGTTCCGGGTGGTCAAAAAACTTCGGATGCTTAAACACCCGCTTCGCTCTTTATTGTTTAAACAGGGAAATCTTCACAAGAAAGTGGAAACTCTTCGTTTGAAGCTAGATGAGATTCAGCAAAGTATTGACCGAGATCCGAACAATGTCGAGCTTCAGGTGGCTGAAAGGGAGGCCGGCCGTGATTTATTAGAAGCTTCGCTGGACGAGGAACGGTTTCTAAAACAAAAGTCTAAGGTAGATTGGTTAAGGGCTGGTGATTCGAACTCGGCTTTCTTCCATTCTTCATTAAAAATCCGGAATCATTTCAGCCGTATAGATGTGATTAAAGACCCGGATGGTAACCTTTATGAAGGCGATGCGGTTTTTCAACCTTTTGTTAATCATTATCAGAAGTTTTTTGGTTCTCAAGGGGATATTTCGCTCTCTCCGGCCCCAGATTTGTTCTCTAAAATCATTGATCCTCAAAAGGCTTCCCATATGATTCGGCCCATAACTGTAGAAGAGGTTAAAAAGCGAT GTAAGCTTCTTCAGGAATTGAATCACACGACCATTGTTCTTATCCCGAAGGTGCCTACTCCTGCAACGGTTGTTGATTATCGCCCTATTGCTTGTTGCAACAGTTGTTCTTATCCCGACACTGTTGATTGGAGATTTCTTAAGAGTGTTTTGCTTGGCTTTGGTTTTCACGCGAATATGGTGAATTGGATCATGGCTCTGGTCTCTACGGATTCGTTTTCTGTTTGTGTTAATGGGTCGGTTCATGGGTTCTTTAAAGGCAGCCGCGAGTTAAGACAGGGAGACCCGATCTCTCCTTACCTTTTCACTCTAGTCATGGAAGTCCTAACGGCCATCCTTTTGCATGCGGTTCGTATAGACTCATCGTTTAAATTCCATAATAAATGCGAAAAACAGCAAATCATAAACCTTTGTTTTGCGGATGACTTGTTCATTTTTGCTAGAGGAGAAGTTAATTCGGCAAGGTGTGTTATGACATCTCTTTCTATGTTCACCAGGATGTCGGGGTTAGTTCCTAGCAATCAGAAAAGCACGATCTTTTTTTGCAATGTTAACAGCCATGTCAAGGATGCTATTCTGAATATTATGCCTTTTGTGGAAGGAAAATTGCCTGTCAGGTATTTCGGTGTGCCTCTAATTTCTTCTAGACTTGGGTATAATGATTGTCGAGTTCTGATTGAAAGACTAGAGAAGCGAATCACAAACTGGAGAAACAAGTTGCTCTCTTTTGCTGGTAGACTTCAACTTATTATCTCTGTCCTCTCTTCCATGCATATCTATTGGGCGTCCGTGTTTATCTTGCCGGCTAGGATAACTCAGGAGCTAGAAGCCAGAATGCGGAATTTCCTTTGGTCTCAAGAAAGCTCGTTTAATAAAGGGAAATCTAAAGTTTCTTGGAAAACGGTTTGTACTCCAAAATATGAAGGGGGCTTGGGTATTAGACGAATTGGAGATATGAATAAGGCTCTTATGGCTTCTCACATCTGGAGTATCGTGTCTAAGCGAGCTTCGCTGTGGGTTGAGTGGGTTCATAGCTACCACTTAAAAGGAAGGAGTTTTTGGGTTTGCAAAACTCCTGCAAATTGCTGCTGGTCTTGGAGGAAATTGATTCAGTTACGCCCTCTAATCAGAAAGCATATTTGGTCGGTTGTTGGGAATGGGACTAGCACGTCGGCCTGGTACGATTTTTGGTGCGATCCAGGTCCGTTAAGTGATTTTCTTACGCCAAGAACCATTACGGATGCGGATTTTAAGTTAGATGATTCAGTGGCTAATGTCTATTCTACTGATTCTTGGCGATGGCCTACGGCGTGGAGAGATTTGTTTCCCGTGCTCATTCAGCTTGACCAGATGCAGTTAAATCCAGCAAAGCAGGATAGACTTTTATGGAAGGATGGTACGGACTTAGCCGAATTCTCCTCGTCCAACGTTTGGCATTCGGTTAGGTATAAGGAGCCGGAAGTTAACTGGTGTAATATTGTTTGGTTCTCGCAATGTATTCCGCGGCATGCTTTTATGTTGTGGTTGGTCATGAAAGGAAAGCTTTTAACTCAAGACAAAATTCTGAAGTGGGATATTTCAAGGCGAAAAAATATGAATATGATGTGTTGCCTTTTGTGCTATGAGAATTTTGATTCTCATCCTCACTTATTCTTTGAATGTAAGTTTTCGTCTCAAGTTTGGCATAAATCGATGCGTCGCTGA